Part of the Paenibacillus terrae HPL-003 genome is shown below.
GATGAGGGACAATAAACGGGAGATACGTGTTCACCCAGCCCAACTGGTAAAACAGTGCATATTGAGGGATGACCAGCACTTGTCCAGGCATCATTAAGGTCAGCATCAGGATTGAGAACCAGAAATTCTTTAACGGAAAATCCAATCTCGCAAAACCGAAGGCAACCAGTGTGCAAGACAGCAGCGTTGCGACGATTACGGCAAATTCAAGTCCGAAGGTATTGAGATAGAAATCCGTAAACGTATGTCCGGGAATCGAATTCCAGCCTTTGGTGAAGTTGCTCCATTGCGGGGCAGCCGGGAAAATCGACGGCGACCCAAGCTCTGTGCTGTGTTTCAGTGAAGCACCGATCCACCAGAGAACCGGATAAACCATAATGAGGCTGAAGAGAATCATGAACAGATGACGGAACGCCGACTTCCATTTTAGTGTTTTCATTTACGTTTATCCCCTCCAGTGTCTGTTTCATAGAATACCCAATACTTCGAGGTGTAAGAGATCAGAACAGTTGCTGCAATAATTGCGACCAGCATAACCCAGGCCAGTGCCGAAGCATAACCCAGCTCATAACGGCTGAATGCCCGTTCATACAAGTACATCGCATACACATAAGTGGAGTTCATCGGCCCGCCGTTAGTTATCACAAAGGCGGAAGTGAACATTTGGAAGGCGCCAATGACGGCCATGATCAGGTTGAAATAGAGAATCGGTGAAAGCATCGGCAGTGTGATTTTGAAGAATTGAGTGACTTTATTGGCCCCATCCACAGAAGATGCCTCGTACAGATCATTTGGAATTTGCTTCAGGCCTGCCAAAAAAATAACCATGGTGGATCCAAATTGCCAGACCGTCAGCAGAATCAGCGTGCTAAGCGCCGTATCGGGGCTTGTAATCCAGCCCTTCCCTTCAAATCCAAAGACGCCAATCAGTTTGTTAAAAACCCCGTCTACACCAAAAATGTTGCGCCAGAGCAGCGATACCCCGATACTCCCTCCGATAAGTGATGGAAAATAAATCGCCGTTCGGTAGAAGCTTATTCCTTTTACGGCCTTGCTAAGAATTATAGCAACGAAGAGAGCTGCTATAAGCTTCAACGGTACGGAAGCCAGCACATACGTAAATGTTACCTTAGCGGATTGAATGAATTTAGGGTCCGCTGTAAAAATACGCTCATAATTGCGGGTCCCGATCCACTTCATCGGCTGCATCAAAGTGTAGTCGGTAAACGAATAGTACAGTGATAAGAATAACGGATACGCCGTAAGCGCTAGAAACCCGATCAGCCAAGGCGAAATAAACAAATAGCCTGCAAGCGGAGCATTCCATCTGCTTCGAAAGTATGAATTTTTTTTCGTCTTTGCAGCAGAATGGGCTATAGTGGCTGTGGAACGGTTCATCTGTGGTCACCTCTTGTGGTCAATTTTTATATCTTAAGTATATAATCCGCTCACCCCCCACTAAAGGAGAGGAATGCTCGAATTCTTTCAAAATATAACGATAAAAAAAGAAGCGGTATTCACCGCTTCTGCATTGCATTGATCATTAATAGATGGTTCTTCCCCATTGATCGGCAATTCCGCTCTTCCGGAGAAAGTACGTATTGATTCTGTCCCGCCACTCTTTAGCATGCTCAGCCTGTTCCGTAAGACGGTCCGCTACATGCCGGTATGCCTGTTCACCCACCTGTTCCTTCACAAGCTCCCAGGCGGCTGCCAGCTGACTTGCCCGCTCTGCACCTTCAAAATGTGTATCATAAATGTGCTGGATCACGGTTTTACCGGAATGGAGCACATGGGTATACGGGACATGGTGGAAAAAGAGCAGCAGTTCATCCGGACAGCTCTCGAGCGACTCGTACAGTTCCATGTTAATACGGGCATATTGGGAGGTATACCTGGTTCCGGTTGTTGTGGTGCGGTCCACACCAATTCCATAACAGTCTGCAAAGTGATAAGTACCCCACATTGAATATTCATATCCATCCACATTAGGGCCGTAGTGATGATCAGGATTGACCATAAACCCGACGCCTAACGGGGCTGTATACGCCTCATAAATCTCCCAGGAGTTCATAAGGATGTCTAGTATTGTATGAACCAGCAGCTCATTGGTGCCAAAGGTGAGCGTAATCCATTCCACAGCAATTTTCTCGGCAGACATCTCCGGATTCCAGGCCAGACGGCCGTAACCGAACAGATTCGCCTGTGCCAGCAGATGGCCCGTCCAATTGGTGTCATTTCCAATATTAGAGACGGCGGCAAAGCCGCTGTAGACACTGCCGTAAACACTTCCATCCACAATGCGTTTGACAGTAGTTCCTTCTCCTTGGAGATGTGTATCAAAGTTTAGAATCTCTTTCCACTGGGGGACCAGATAGCACACATGGCGTTGCTGTCCGGTATACTCCTGGGCAATCTGAAATTCAATTACTTGATTCGTCTGCGGCATGGCTCCAAGTAACGGCGAGATGGGCTCCCTCACCTGAAAGTCAATCGGTCCGTTCTTCACCTGCAGGATGACATTGTCCATGAAGTGTCCATCCATCGGCTGGAAATGGTCATAGGCCGCCCGCGCCCGGTCTGTGGTGCGATCACGCCAGTCCTGCTTGCAGTTATACACGAAGCAGCGCCAGATTACGATCCCGCCATGCGGCTTCAGCGCTTCGGCCAGCATATTGGCGCCGTCGGCGTGATCTCTTCCGTAGGTGAACGGTCCCGGCCGGTTCTCCGAATCGGCCTTGACCAGAAATCCTCCAAAATCAGGGATTACTGCATATATTTCCGACGCTACGACCCTCCACCATTCACGAACGTCTGAATCTAGCGGATCTGCCGATGAGAGACCGCCGATCTCAATAGTGCTGGCATAATTGACGCTTAGGAACAGCTTGATTGCATAAGCGCGGAAGATTGCTGCCAGCTTCGCCACATCCGGCAGGAATTCAATTAACAACCCGCTCTCCACCCGGTGGACATTCACGTTATTGATTGCAATGGCATTGATTCCGCTGGAGGCCAACAGGTGGGCATAATCCTGGATACGCTGAAGATTACCTGTTACCCGGTTTTCTTCATAGAAAATAGATTCTCCGGCGTATCCCCGCTCCACACTCCCGTCCATATTGTCCCACTGGTTGATCATGCGCAGTTGGTTGACAGGATTCTCTACAATATTTAAATGCCGTACAGAGCCGCCTGTTCCCATGATTCGCAGCAGGTGAAATACTCCATATAATATACCTGCGGATGTGACTGCTCCGATGGTAATATTACCGGTAAGGCTGTCGGTTTGAATTGCATAGCCCTCCGCTTTGACTGCACTGTTTACATGGGCGTTGAATAGTTCATCTATGCCAGTGCCAGTTCCGAAAATTCCTATTACAATACTGGGAGTACTTTCAGCATTACCTGATATGGAAACCTTTGTGCCTGTGATCCCCTCCATGCCTTGAGACAACTCGTTCACTGCAGAACTAATAACAACATCATCCTGCGTAACAACAATATGTTTGTACACCACATATTGATCAACATTTGCCCCCGTTGTGTTCCGGCGGTACTGCTGCCAGGCCAGGTATCCGTCTCCTGGGTGATACAACAAAGCATTACTCATCAAAAAATCCTCCCTATGCCTCAATCTCCACTTGATCTTCTTATATGTTCAAGCGCCAGTATGGTCGTAAATGTTCGGGATAGCCGTCTACAACGAAATCAAATTCAAGGCCCGGAACAAGGCTTGTTCCGGGCTGCGTCCTTGAATTATTTTTCGTAAGATTGTGCTGCTTCTTTCAACTGCTCAAAGGCTTCCTCCGGTGTGACTTTTCCAAAACTAAGCTGATCCCGGACAAGCACCCAGTCTTTGTCAATAAAGTTCGTCCAGCCTTCTGCTCCAGCTGACCAGGTCTGACCATTCTTTTCAGTCGCACGGAGGAGTTCTAATCCAACCTTATCCAGATCGCTCATACTTGCTTCCAGGGAAGTGGAAATTTCCTTGTTAGCCGGCAGACCGCGGAATGATTGCAGAATCTTACCTGCCTCCTGATCATTCACAAACCAATTGATGAATTTTTTAGCTTCTTCAGCATGCTTGGAGTTTTTGGAGACGGACAGGTACATGGATGGTTTCAGCCATCCACCTGCTTCTTTTGCATGCGGCATGGTTACTAGTGCGTAAGCACCTGGTTTAATGCTATCCCAAGTCCCTAGGTTATTGGAGAAGCTATACCGGAACAAAACTTTGCCTGCTGCCATCAAGTCCATTTGTGGATCATTTTCCTTGTCGGATGCGTTTACGTCCGCCGGAGGAACCAATCCTTCCTTACGCAGTTCTTCAAACTTCTTGGTCCATTCCAGATAGGTTGTTTGATCAACGTTGAAGTGACCATCATCAGTGATGACCTGGCCTTTACCTTCGGCGTATTGGTAGGCTGAATACATAAAGTAGTTGCCTGCATAGTCCAAGGTGAAATATTGTCCGCTTGGCAGCTTGGATTTAGATTCCTTTGCCAAGGCGAAGAAATCATCCCAGGACCAGCCATTGGCCGGGTTCGCAATCCCGAGCTTATCCATAGCAGCCTTGTCGTACACCATACCGAACGCTACCGAGCCCAAAGGAACAGCATATTGCTTGCCGTCAAGTTGACCTCCGGCCAGCAATTTCTCATCAAATTTACTTACATCGACCTCAGGTGCCAGCTCAGCTAATTGATTACGGGACATCCAGTCCGGCATCCAGCCTGGATCGAGCTGTATAATATCTGGTGCGTTATTAGCCGCAGCTTGAGTAGATAACTTGTCCAAGTATCCGTCCATACCGGAATACTCCGGCTCAAACGTAATATTCGGATTATTCTTTGTGTACAAGTTCAGCGCAGCGAGGGTTGCCTCATGGCGCGGCTGGGACCCCCACCACATAATACGCAGCTTAACAGGTTCATTGCTTGGTGCAGTCGTTGCCGCGGTATTAGTACCGGCAGGCTCGGTTCCGCCGCCGCATGCCACAATCGTTCCCAGCAAGGCCGTCATGGCCAAGACCGTAAGAGAACGCTTCCATTTTAACATCTTTAACCCTCCTTATTTAATCTGTAATGTCTTGATACACCGTTATAGTAACAATTATAAATGGAAGTTCATATGAGGGTGATGCACGATTTATTTTAAAATCTCACGGAAATGAATAAGGGTATACTTTTTCCGCCTAATGGCTTATAGCAGGAAATACCACATTTGTTGATATATTTTAGCGGCAAGTTCCTCTATAATAAACTGCAAAAATCGCGATGGAATTTCTCTATCCCGATTTATATTAACTCCGACTGATACCCAGATCCTTGGCAACTCCCGCGGCATCCGATCTTCCCCCGCCTGTGCCCAAGCCAAAGCGCCTCACCACAACTTCCATCTTTCTCATCCAGAATATCGAGATTGCTGTAGATTTTACTATGTTGCTTCAGGATATCCCAGATGCTCTTTTTGTGTTGTTTATATCGTTTTTCGTCTAT
Proteins encoded:
- a CDS encoding carbohydrate ABC transporter permease, whose translation is MKTLKWKSAFRHLFMILFSLIMVYPVLWWIGASLKHSTELGSPSIFPAAPQWSNFTKGWNSIPGHTFTDFYLNTFGLEFAVIVATLLSCTLVAFGFARLDFPLKNFWFSILMLTLMMPGQVLVIPQYALFYQLGWVNTYLPFIVPHLLAGGAGGSFFVFLLIQFIRGVPRELDESAKIDGCSWFGIFWRVVMPLAFPAIVTVTIFCFLWNWDDFLGHLLYINTVDKYTVGLALRMINDSQSAQEWGQLLAMSLVSIIPATIVFMFLQKYFVEGIATTGIKG
- a CDS encoding ABC transporter substrate-binding protein is translated as MLKWKRSLTVLAMTALLGTIVACGGGTEPAGTNTAATTAPSNEPVKLRIMWWGSQPRHEATLAALNLYTKNNPNITFEPEYSGMDGYLDKLSTQAAANNAPDIIQLDPGWMPDWMSRNQLAELAPEVDVSKFDEKLLAGGQLDGKQYAVPLGSVAFGMVYDKAAMDKLGIANPANGWSWDDFFALAKESKSKLPSGQYFTLDYAGNYFMYSAYQYAEGKGQVITDDGHFNVDQTTYLEWTKKFEELRKEGLVPPADVNASDKENDPQMDLMAAGKVLFRYSFSNNLGTWDSIKPGAYALVTMPHAKEAGGWLKPSMYLSVSKNSKHAEEAKKFINWFVNDQEAGKILQSFRGLPANKEISTSLEASMSDLDKVGLELLRATEKNGQTWSAGAEGWTNFIDKDWVLVRDQLSFGKVTPEEAFEQLKEAAQSYEK
- a CDS encoding carbohydrate ABC transporter permease, with product MNRSTATIAHSAAKTKKNSYFRSRWNAPLAGYLFISPWLIGFLALTAYPLFLSLYYSFTDYTLMQPMKWIGTRNYERIFTADPKFIQSAKVTFTYVLASVPLKLIAALFVAIILSKAVKGISFYRTAIYFPSLIGGSIGVSLLWRNIFGVDGVFNKLIGVFGFEGKGWITSPDTALSTLILLTVWQFGSTMVIFLAGLKQIPNDLYEASSVDGANKVTQFFKITLPMLSPILYFNLIMAVIGAFQMFTSAFVITNGGPMNSTYVYAMYLYERAFSRYELGYASALAWVMLVAIIAATVLISYTSKYWVFYETDTGGDKRK
- a CDS encoding alpha-glucuronidase family glycosyl hydrolase, coding for MSNALLYHPGDGYLAWQQYRRNTTGANVDQYVVYKHIVVTQDDVVISSAVNELSQGMEGITGTKVSISGNAESTPSIVIGIFGTGTGIDELFNAHVNSAVKAEGYAIQTDSLTGNITIGAVTSAGILYGVFHLLRIMGTGGSVRHLNIVENPVNQLRMINQWDNMDGSVERGYAGESIFYEENRVTGNLQRIQDYAHLLASSGINAIAINNVNVHRVESGLLIEFLPDVAKLAAIFRAYAIKLFLSVNYASTIEIGGLSSADPLDSDVREWWRVVASEIYAVIPDFGGFLVKADSENRPGPFTYGRDHADGANMLAEALKPHGGIVIWRCFVYNCKQDWRDRTTDRARAAYDHFQPMDGHFMDNVILQVKNGPIDFQVREPISPLLGAMPQTNQVIEFQIAQEYTGQQRHVCYLVPQWKEILNFDTHLQGEGTTVKRIVDGSVYGSVYSGFAAVSNIGNDTNWTGHLLAQANLFGYGRLAWNPEMSAEKIAVEWITLTFGTNELLVHTILDILMNSWEIYEAYTAPLGVGFMVNPDHHYGPNVDGYEYSMWGTYHFADCYGIGVDRTTTTGTRYTSQYARINMELYESLESCPDELLLFFHHVPYTHVLHSGKTVIQHIYDTHFEGAERASQLAAAWELVKEQVGEQAYRHVADRLTEQAEHAKEWRDRINTYFLRKSGIADQWGRTIY